Genomic window (Spirosoma sp. KCTC 42546):
GGCAAGCCAGTTACAGGTCATCATTACATTAGAGAGGTAGGCATCTCCGCCCGTCAGATCGGCCGATTCAAAAAGATCGATAACATCATCGGGCGCATCCAGATGTTGAAAGTCGGTTACCAGCATAACCTTGTTCTTATGCGCAATCTGCGCCCACTTATCCACGACTTTTTTCGAGCCCAGATAGCCGGGCAATACCAGCAGGGAGTAGCTGTCGCGTAAATCAAGCCGGTCAAACGTCCGGGCAAATTCTTCAGCCACTGCATCAATAAAGGTTGTATTGTCGAGGTCGGTGAGTTGCTCCGGCTCGGCATTCATGATGTTGACGTTTTTGGCTTTATCCTGATCGGTATTGGCGTAAAAACTCGCCACTGATCGATAGGACTGCTCCAGACCACGGTTGGCCTCAAACGCCCGACGCAGATTTTCATTCAACAGCGTCTGAGCCGCTTCAGCTTTACTCTGTGCCGTTTCGGCCAGTTCGGCCACGGTATCGGCGCTACTTAATAGATCAAGCATCAGATGCAGTCGCTTGGCCAAATCGGCACGCTCCTGCTTCTTGGCCTCTTCAGTCAGAAAGATTTTTTTGCGGGCTTTTTTCTCAGGGTTCAAATTTTGAACGCCATCCAGAGTAGTTTCCAGAATGGAAAAGCCTCCGTATTTAGCTAGTTTGGTACAGCTCTCATCGAGTGACAGGGTCGATACTGCTGTCTTTTCGCCTAGTTTTACTGGTTTATCCTGTGCTTCCATGTAGTTTTTTAGGGTTTCAGGTTCGAAGTTTGCCGTTCGAAGTTGGTTGACGCACGATGATACTCGTAGCAGCTAACTTCAAACTGCGAACGACAAACGTCAAACTAATTATTGGGCTTCTTCCAGTTCACGAATCATGGCCTGAATGGCCGCCATATAGGCCGCTTTGCCATCGGGATTTTCGAGCATTGCTTTCAGGATTTTGTTCGACTTGAGTTGGCGGACGTATTTCTGAAAATCCTCAAACGTCATGTTCAGTTGTTGTAAATATTCACTCTGGGCAA
Coding sequences:
- a CDS encoding DUF5458 family protein; amino-acid sequence: MEAQDKPVKLGEKTAVSTLSLDESCTKLAKYGGFSILETTLDGVQNLNPEKKARKKIFLTEEAKKQERADLAKRLHLMLDLLSSADTVAELAETAQSKAEAAQTLLNENLRRAFEANRGLEQSYRSVASFYANTDQDKAKNVNIMNAEPEQLTDLDNTTFIDAVAEEFARTFDRLDLRDSYSLLVLPGYLGSKKVVDKWAQIAHKNKVMLVTDFQHLDAPDDVIDLFESADLTGGDAYLSNVMMTCNWLAGRGKHQDVGEEEDLYVPGAGALAGKLYATVMSQVSAGRKHGALNEADGVRFPLKKSEISALEKMGLIPMVNEYGKVMPFSAKTLFNGDNVGLQTYSVVRVFDYITKVLIDFLNRRAFENFNTNTRMDIQKQIVKFLDSVTGPGKLIEKFKLLRFERDPKQKDRILLDIHMVPYFPAKTFLLKLDGQKGDDPDSAEWKADYDQQ